One Parageobacillus sp. KH3-4 genomic region harbors:
- a CDS encoding CoA transferase, which produces MPGALDGVRILDMTRVLAGPYATMILGDLGADVIKVEAPGGSDDTRFWGPPFQNGMSAYYTAVNRNKRSIAVNLKEEKGKTIIRRLAKTADVIIHNFKTGTMENFGLGYDDLSSLNPRLIYCSITGFGETGPYRHLPGYDYIIQAMSGWMSINGTPSSGPLKVGVAIADVFTGLYAAIAIEAALLARTKTGRGQKIDLSLFDSAISALVNVAANYLMSGNVPTPLGNEHPNIVPYSTYEASDGPIVIAVGNDRQFQAFCELLSDPTIGTDPRFQTNPDRVAHREELNKRINEEMKKRTRAEWKRLLNKKGIPCGPVQNLEQLFQHPQTLARDMVITMHHDKIGPLQLVGSPLKLSETKVSYRLPPPLAGEHNDEIIKEIMNEMGEDG; this is translated from the coding sequence ATGCCAGGAGCGTTAGACGGAGTGCGCATTTTAGATATGACGCGCGTCCTCGCTGGGCCCTACGCCACGATGATTTTAGGCGACCTCGGCGCCGACGTGATTAAAGTCGAAGCGCCAGGCGGGTCCGATGATACAAGATTTTGGGGGCCTCCCTTTCAAAATGGAATGAGCGCGTATTACACCGCAGTGAATCGCAACAAGCGCAGCATTGCCGTCAATTTGAAAGAAGAAAAAGGAAAAACGATCATCCGCCGCCTTGCGAAAACAGCGGACGTCATCATTCACAACTTTAAAACGGGAACGATGGAAAATTTCGGTCTTGGCTATGACGATCTATCCTCATTAAATCCACGTCTTATTTACTGCTCGATTACCGGGTTTGGCGAGACAGGCCCGTACCGCCATTTACCGGGATATGACTATATTATCCAAGCGATGAGCGGATGGATGAGCATTAACGGCACTCCCTCATCCGGGCCGCTGAAAGTCGGTGTGGCCATTGCCGACGTCTTTACCGGTTTGTACGCGGCAATCGCTATCGAAGCGGCTCTTCTCGCCCGCACGAAAACGGGACGCGGGCAAAAAATTGATCTTTCTTTATTCGACTCAGCGATTAGCGCGCTCGTCAACGTTGCCGCCAACTATTTAATGTCCGGCAATGTGCCGACGCCGTTAGGAAACGAACATCCGAACATCGTTCCATATTCAACGTATGAAGCAAGCGATGGTCCTATCGTCATCGCCGTAGGGAATGACAGGCAATTTCAAGCGTTTTGCGAACTCCTTTCCGACCCGACGATCGGAACAGATCCGCGCTTTCAAACAAATCCTGACCGCGTCGCCCACCGCGAGGAGCTAAACAAGCGAATCAACGAAGAAATGAAAAAGCGAACGCGTGCTGAATGGAAGCGCTTACTCAACAAAAAAGGAATACCGTGCGGACCAGTGCAAAATCTTGAACAATTGTTCCAGCACCCGCAAACGCTAGCGCGCGACATGGTCATTACGATGCATCATGACAAAATAGGGCCGCTGCAGCTTGTCGGCAGCCCGCTCAAGCTCTCGGAAACAAAAGTATCGTACCGCCTGCCGCCTCCGCTTGCCGGAGAGCACAACGATGAAATTATAAAAGAAATCATGAATGAGATGGGAGAGGATGGATGA
- a CDS encoding acyl-CoA dehydrogenase family protein, with the protein MMNFDFTPEQEMLRSTVRKFVDKEIMPYIKEWDERGYFEPNILKRLAELNLMGVCIPEKYGGMGMDYNSLAIVCEELERGDTAFRTAVSVHTGLNSLTLLQWGTEEQKQKYLVPQAKGEKIGAFALTEPNAGSDVASISTTAVRDGDDYILNGQKTWISLCDIADHFIVFAYTDKSKKHRGISAFIVERTMPGFSSKAIKGKLGIRAGNTGELFFDNVRVPKENLLGEEGEGFKIAMSALDNGRFTVAAGAVGLITACLEASIKYCHERKTFGKEIGRHQLVQQMIAKMEAGLQISRLLVYKVGFLKNQGRRTTREASLAKWIACDFANQAADDAVQIHGAYGYSNEYPVERYLRNSKAPVIYEGTREIHTIMQAEYALGYRVDKPLRKTLPAWNPESITL; encoded by the coding sequence ATGATGAATTTTGATTTTACCCCGGAACAAGAGATGCTTCGCAGCACTGTTCGCAAATTTGTCGACAAAGAAATTATGCCATATATCAAAGAATGGGATGAGCGCGGATATTTTGAGCCAAATATTTTGAAACGGCTTGCCGAATTGAATTTAATGGGCGTCTGCATCCCGGAAAAATACGGCGGAATGGGCATGGACTACAACTCGCTCGCCATCGTCTGCGAGGAGCTAGAGCGCGGTGATACCGCATTCCGCACCGCCGTTTCCGTGCACACAGGACTAAATAGCTTAACGTTATTGCAATGGGGCACGGAAGAACAAAAACAAAAATATCTCGTTCCGCAGGCAAAAGGCGAAAAAATTGGCGCATTCGCGCTAACAGAGCCAAACGCCGGATCGGATGTCGCCAGCATTTCCACCACTGCCGTCCGCGATGGCGACGACTACATCTTAAATGGGCAAAAAACGTGGATTTCCCTTTGCGACATCGCCGATCACTTTATCGTGTTCGCCTACACCGATAAATCGAAAAAACACCGCGGCATCTCCGCCTTCATCGTCGAACGGACAATGCCGGGCTTTTCATCGAAAGCGATTAAAGGAAAGCTGGGCATTCGCGCCGGCAACACGGGAGAGCTATTCTTCGACAACGTCCGCGTTCCGAAAGAAAACCTGCTTGGCGAAGAAGGCGAAGGATTTAAAATCGCGATGTCCGCGTTAGACAATGGAAGATTTACCGTCGCCGCCGGAGCTGTCGGCCTTATTACGGCTTGTCTCGAAGCAAGCATAAAATATTGCCACGAGCGCAAAACGTTTGGAAAAGAAATCGGGAGACATCAGCTTGTGCAGCAAATGATCGCGAAAATGGAAGCAGGATTGCAAATCAGCCGCTTGCTCGTCTATAAAGTTGGCTTTTTGAAAAATCAAGGCCGGCGCACAACGAGAGAAGCGTCGCTCGCGAAGTGGATCGCGTGCGACTTCGCTAATCAAGCAGCTGACGACGCCGTCCAAATTCACGGCGCGTACGGATACTCGAACGAATACCCTGTCGAACGCTACTTGCGCAACTCAAAAGCGCCGGTCATCTACGAAGGGACGAGAGAAATTCATACAATTATGCAAGCGGAATACGCGCTCGGGTACCGTGTCGACAAACCGCTTCGCAAAACGCTTCCAGCTTGGAACCCAGAGTCCATCACATTGTAA
- a CDS encoding DUF3870 domain-containing protein — protein sequence MNTQFIAGHARLPAGMAAKSMYDTLTITAEIDKKYGVIVDASCTLATEHGRDYVARLLKGHSLRDGIDSILEQLNEGYLGKANSALCAALKDLHKQYCKMCAENVQ from the coding sequence ATGAACACACAATTTATCGCTGGGCACGCGCGGCTTCCGGCAGGAATGGCGGCAAAAAGCATGTATGATACGCTGACGATCACGGCGGAGATTGATAAAAAGTACGGGGTGATCGTCGATGCTTCTTGTACGCTGGCGACAGAGCACGGGCGCGATTATGTCGCCCGCTTGCTTAAAGGCCATTCGCTAAGGGACGGGATTGATTCCATTTTGGAGCAGTTGAATGAAGGGTATTTAGGAAAGGCGAATTCAGCGCTATGCGCGGCTCTAAAAGATTTGCACAAGCAATATTGCAAAATGTGCGCGGAAAATGTGCAATAA
- a CDS encoding LytTR family DNA-binding domain-containing protein — protein sequence MDSFTVSSIAKVMNELFPIEASFVISDDKRYIYYQPSKQIDLKIRPGDKIKPESVTYKALAIQQKIAEQKDSRVFGVPYFGISVPILDDGAPKGCVTAILPRKPVLTMPYLTIRTTDRWLPVPFESVIYLEAQNRKTFVKSSYAEGYHKYNLTELEFSLPDDIFIRCHRSYIINIHHIAEIHPDSHSTFLLMMKDGSRVPVSQTYASYFRKLLCF from the coding sequence ATGGATTCATTCACTGTTTCCTCTATCGCAAAAGTGATGAACGAACTATTTCCGATAGAAGCGTCTTTCGTCATTTCTGACGACAAGCGCTACATTTATTACCAGCCGAGCAAGCAGATCGATCTAAAAATTCGCCCCGGAGACAAAATCAAACCGGAATCCGTTACTTATAAAGCTTTGGCCATTCAACAGAAAATTGCAGAGCAAAAAGACAGCCGCGTTTTTGGCGTGCCTTACTTTGGGATATCCGTCCCAATTTTGGATGATGGCGCCCCGAAAGGCTGTGTTACCGCAATATTGCCGAGAAAGCCGGTGCTTACAATGCCGTATTTAACGATCCGCACAACAGATCGCTGGCTTCCTGTCCCTTTTGAAAGCGTTATCTATTTAGAAGCGCAAAACCGGAAAACATTCGTAAAATCAAGTTATGCAGAAGGATACCATAAATATAACTTAACAGAACTGGAATTTTCCCTTCCTGACGATATATTTATTCGGTGCCACCGGTCATATATCATTAATATTCATCACATTGCAGAGATTCATCCCGATTCGCACTCTACTTTTCTGCTGATGATGAAAGACGGCTCAAGAGTGCCTGTCAGCCAAACATATGCAAGCTATTTCCGGAAACTGCTCTGCTTTTAA
- a CDS encoding acetyl-CoA hydrolase/transferase family protein: MDQYISKFIANPRLRNRIVTAETAASWIKDGMTLGLSGFTRAGDAKAVPYALIEKAKQQHLKVNVYTGASLGSDVDKMMAEAGIVNKRLPFQADSVMRKKINEGEILFIDQHLSHTAELVRSDVLDPIDFAIVEAISITEDGMIIPSTSVGNSSTFVNKARHVIVELNMAQPKELKGLHDIYEAGKQGERNPIPLTKVDDRIGTIGIPVDEDKIIGIVLTNQPDSPSTIVPPDAETAAIANHLIHFLRKEVAAGRLSEHLAPIQAGIGSVANAVLYGLLDSEFSNLEVYSEVLQDAMFDLIDAGKVRFASGCSITLSQNKMKQVYSNLDAYRGKLILRPQEISNHPEIIRRLGLISINTALEADIYGNVNSTHVRGTNMMNGIGGSGDFARNARLTIFVTKSVAKNGAISSIVPFVSHVDHTEHDVDVIITEYGYADLRGLAPIERAPLIIENCTHPDYRPHLRKYFKEALKRGGHTPHILEKAFAWHVNYEKYGTMIEPQYQLQTQK; encoded by the coding sequence TTGGATCAATACATTTCCAAATTCATCGCCAATCCTCGTTTAAGAAACAGAATTGTAACGGCGGAAACGGCTGCTTCATGGATAAAAGACGGTATGACGCTCGGCTTGAGCGGATTTACCCGCGCTGGCGATGCCAAGGCAGTCCCATATGCATTGATCGAGAAAGCGAAACAACAACATTTAAAAGTAAACGTATATACAGGCGCTTCGCTAGGCTCGGACGTGGACAAAATGATGGCAGAAGCAGGAATCGTCAACAAACGTCTTCCGTTCCAAGCCGACTCTGTCATGCGCAAAAAAATTAACGAAGGGGAAATTTTGTTTATTGATCAACATTTATCACATACGGCGGAATTAGTGCGTTCAGACGTATTAGATCCCATCGATTTCGCGATTGTGGAAGCGATTTCAATAACTGAAGACGGAATGATCATTCCTTCTACTTCCGTAGGAAATTCATCAACCTTTGTAAACAAAGCCCGACACGTTATTGTCGAATTGAACATGGCTCAACCAAAAGAACTCAAAGGACTTCATGACATTTATGAAGCCGGCAAACAAGGAGAACGAAACCCGATACCTTTGACAAAAGTAGATGATCGAATCGGAACGATTGGCATTCCAGTAGATGAGGATAAAATTATTGGAATTGTTTTGACAAACCAGCCTGATTCGCCATCGACGATTGTGCCTCCAGATGCGGAAACGGCTGCAATAGCGAATCATTTAATCCATTTTCTCCGAAAAGAGGTGGCAGCAGGACGACTTTCCGAGCATTTAGCGCCGATTCAGGCAGGCATTGGTTCCGTTGCAAACGCTGTCCTTTACGGCTTGTTAGATTCAGAATTTTCCAATTTGGAAGTTTATTCAGAAGTTCTTCAAGACGCCATGTTTGACCTCATTGATGCGGGAAAAGTCCGGTTCGCTTCCGGCTGTTCCATTACTTTGTCGCAGAACAAAATGAAACAAGTGTATTCCAATCTGGATGCTTACCGGGGCAAACTTATCCTTCGCCCTCAGGAAATTTCGAATCATCCGGAAATTATTCGCCGTCTCGGGCTCATTTCCATTAACACCGCCTTAGAGGCGGATATATACGGAAATGTTAATTCTACGCACGTTCGCGGCACAAACATGATGAACGGCATCGGTGGTTCGGGCGACTTTGCCCGCAATGCGCGCCTCACCATTTTCGTGACAAAATCGGTTGCAAAAAACGGGGCGATTTCCAGCATCGTTCCATTCGTATCACACGTGGACCATACCGAACATGACGTTGATGTGATCATCACGGAGTATGGCTATGCCGACCTTCGCGGGCTGGCGCCAATCGAACGCGCTCCTCTTATCATTGAAAATTGCACGCATCCGGATTACCGTCCACATTTGCGCAAATATTTCAAAGAAGCGCTTAAGCGTGGCGGCCATACACCGCACATTCTTGAAAAAGCGTTCGCTTGGCATGTCAATTATGAAAAATACGGAACAATGATAGAACCACAATATCAATTGCAAACCCAAAAATAA
- a CDS encoding GNAT family N-acetyltransferase — MGTTPTLLFKELRTKEEILAGFSVMKHLRTHLDENSYLELVLEAQQKEGYRLVALYDHGKMVAITGFMPMITLYNGRFVWVCDLVTAPSERSKGYGKKLLSYVHQWAKENGYSIISLSSGLQRVDAHRFYEEKMQYDKVSYVFLKRLSK, encoded by the coding sequence GTGGGAACAACTCCAACTTTATTATTCAAAGAGCTTCGAACTAAAGAAGAAATTTTAGCTGGATTTTCAGTGATGAAGCATTTACGGACTCATCTTGATGAAAATTCGTATCTTGAATTGGTGCTTGAAGCGCAACAAAAAGAAGGATATCGATTAGTTGCCCTTTATGATCATGGCAAGATGGTGGCCATTACCGGATTTATGCCGATGATTACTTTATACAACGGCCGTTTCGTATGGGTTTGCGATTTAGTTACGGCACCAAGTGAACGGTCAAAAGGATACGGTAAGAAACTTTTGTCGTATGTACATCAGTGGGCTAAAGAGAACGGCTATAGTATCATCTCTCTGTCTTCTGGTTTACAGCGTGTTGACGCACATCGTTTTTATGAAGAAAAAATGCAATACGATAAAGTAAGCTATGTATTCTTGAAAAGATTATCAAAGTAA
- a CDS encoding SagB family peptide dehydrogenase, which translates to MKLDTFLHHLHFDIDKIMPPDWEVDWEDAPLPYKLYRNFPVIPLSSEVPLTFEGREAPGKLDLEEIGHFLWYVFGLTQFCQLAFSMGPTEQAENLMHLYRRFVPSGGALYPNELYVYLKMEDVSEGVYHYDVAHHRLVLLREGNFDSYLTRALGNRCDVSACFGIVFVSTMFWKNFFKYNNFAYRLQGLDAGVLIGQLLEVAKQFGFASTVYFQFLDRAINHLLGLSEQEESVYAVIALSVESSITWFANDNNLEENVSATELCRELPAVQHHYYIRSRRIIDYPMLRKMNEASMLESSRSFRQIKRKKKDTCGVQAVVLPCVKRLSYDLASVCQKRYSLGMDFVLGKVSQEQLATLLQEATLFFTYRNDLDGEYEKPPSRVSLYGCFYNVEDVPNGAYYYDSAVHALGRIRSGDYRHYLQYGMSMDNVNLFQVPLCLHVLGDRDHLQMELGYRGYRIQQMEAGMLVQRLLLVASAMGMGGHPLLGFDVNLCDKLYKIDSRWKTSLIQIPIGPYRPRAWLKGSLRS; encoded by the coding sequence ATGAAGCTAGATACGTTTTTACACCATCTTCATTTTGACATCGATAAGATTATGCCGCCAGATTGGGAGGTAGATTGGGAAGATGCGCCGCTTCCGTATAAGTTGTACCGCAATTTTCCAGTGATTCCGCTTTCTTCAGAAGTACCGTTAACGTTCGAAGGAAGGGAAGCGCCTGGAAAGCTCGACCTAGAAGAAATAGGTCATTTTCTTTGGTACGTTTTCGGCCTTACTCAATTTTGTCAGCTAGCCTTTTCCATGGGTCCGACGGAACAAGCGGAAAACCTAATGCACTTGTACCGGCGGTTTGTTCCCTCGGGCGGGGCGTTGTATCCAAACGAATTATACGTGTATTTGAAAATGGAGGATGTTTCAGAAGGAGTGTACCATTACGATGTGGCACACCATCGTTTGGTATTGTTGCGGGAAGGCAATTTCGATTCCTATCTAACTAGGGCCTTGGGCAATCGCTGTGACGTGTCGGCTTGTTTCGGTATTGTTTTTGTATCGACAATGTTTTGGAAAAATTTCTTTAAATACAATAATTTTGCTTACCGCCTGCAAGGGCTGGATGCTGGCGTGCTAATCGGGCAGCTGTTGGAAGTGGCGAAACAGTTCGGCTTCGCATCGACAGTGTATTTTCAATTTCTTGATAGGGCGATCAACCATCTGCTTGGACTATCCGAACAGGAAGAGAGTGTATATGCGGTTATTGCATTATCTGTGGAGTCTTCCATCACTTGGTTTGCTAACGATAATAACTTAGAAGAAAATGTTTCTGCCACTGAATTGTGCAGAGAATTGCCAGCAGTTCAGCATCATTACTATATTCGGTCGCGGAGGATCATTGACTATCCGATGCTGAGAAAAATGAATGAAGCGTCGATGTTGGAATCATCACGATCATTTCGGCAGATTAAGAGAAAGAAGAAAGATACATGTGGGGTCCAAGCGGTAGTTCTGCCTTGTGTGAAGCGGTTATCGTATGATCTGGCGTCAGTCTGCCAGAAGCGATATTCACTAGGTATGGATTTTGTTTTGGGAAAGGTAAGTCAAGAACAATTGGCCACTTTGTTGCAAGAGGCGACGCTTTTTTTCACGTATCGAAATGATTTAGATGGAGAATATGAGAAGCCGCCGTCCCGTGTCTCCCTGTATGGCTGTTTTTATAACGTTGAAGATGTTCCAAATGGTGCTTACTACTATGATAGTGCTGTTCATGCGTTAGGACGGATACGTTCTGGAGATTATCGTCACTACCTGCAATACGGAATGTCAATGGACAATGTTAATCTGTTCCAAGTGCCGCTCTGTCTGCATGTGTTAGGAGACAGGGATCACCTTCAAATGGAATTAGGGTACAGAGGATATCGCATTCAACAAATGGAGGCGGGGATGCTCGTGCAACGACTGCTCTTGGTGGCGTCTGCCATGGGGATGGGTGGGCACCCGCTTCTCGGATTTGATGTGAACTTATGCGATAAACTTTACAAGATCGATTCGCGATGGAAAACAAGCTTAATCCAAATCCCGATCGGACCCTATCGTCCTCGTGCCTGGTTAAAAGGGAGTTTGCGCAGTTAG
- a CDS encoding TOMM precursor leader peptide-binding protein: protein MGACVLMVGEGVLADFVYEKLSVQYQVVRQIDFEKGVPEETGLALVLHDAWHPSAHHKAEEVLRPLGIPWLRGFVSFGEGVIGPLVRPNTPGCSQCADMRRLIAGYDRKEMWELQQMMAVQGGIQRDAWASRTGLLQMAYLIAAETKRVLEGSRAHLEEKVFLINLKTLKNSCHFFLPDPLCTVCGQLSDDSPTAAQISLQPSPKISADSYRCRPIEELKEVLVKDYLDYRTGLLNGKMHHFVLPFADVVVNMPMFIGDEGVAGRTHSYEISELTAILEGLERYCGIEPRGKRTVVYDSYRNLADQALNPLKVGVHAEEQYARPDFPFKPFHPDRPMNWVWGYSFLQECPILVPELLAYYSLGGGDGFVYETSNGCALGGSLEEAIFHAILEVVERDSFLMTWYAQLPLPRLDLRSANDKELQLIVDRVRAVAGYDLYFFNSTMEHGIPSVWAVAKNRKQKGLNLICAAGAHPDPLRAVKSAIHELAGMMLVLDEKFEANRKKYEKMLHDPLLVQQMEDHGMLYGLPEAEERLQFLLDDNRPLRTFEEEFKQQTKSADLTDELRDILQKFRRLNLEVIVVDQTTPVIKRNGLYCVKVLIPGMLPMTFGHHLTRVTGLERVLRVPMELGYTKQPLTLEQLNPHPHPFP, encoded by the coding sequence TTGCGTATTGATGGTTGGAGAAGGGGTATTGGCAGATTTTGTGTATGAAAAATTGTCCGTTCAATATCAGGTGGTTCGGCAAATTGATTTCGAGAAAGGAGTTCCGGAAGAAACGGGTTTGGCTCTAGTGTTGCACGATGCTTGGCATCCCTCCGCTCATCACAAGGCGGAAGAGGTGCTACGACCGTTAGGCATTCCATGGCTTCGGGGCTTCGTTTCATTTGGTGAGGGCGTGATTGGTCCGCTAGTTCGCCCTAATACACCGGGATGTTCTCAGTGTGCTGATATGCGACGCCTTATAGCGGGGTACGACCGTAAGGAAATGTGGGAGCTGCAACAGATGATGGCGGTGCAAGGAGGAATACAACGTGATGCATGGGCATCACGAACCGGACTTTTGCAGATGGCCTACCTGATCGCCGCGGAAACGAAGAGGGTGTTAGAAGGCAGTCGTGCCCACTTAGAAGAAAAGGTGTTCCTAATCAACCTGAAAACATTAAAGAACTCATGTCACTTCTTTCTGCCCGACCCGTTATGTACGGTATGTGGTCAATTATCCGACGATTCACCGACAGCAGCCCAAATATCGCTGCAACCAAGTCCGAAGATCAGCGCTGACAGTTACCGTTGCCGTCCGATAGAAGAGTTGAAAGAAGTACTGGTCAAAGACTATCTAGATTACCGAACTGGATTATTGAATGGTAAAATGCATCATTTCGTGCTGCCGTTTGCGGATGTCGTTGTAAATATGCCAATGTTTATAGGGGACGAGGGAGTGGCAGGCCGGACTCATTCCTATGAGATTAGCGAGTTAACCGCCATTTTGGAGGGATTGGAGAGATATTGCGGCATCGAACCTCGTGGCAAACGAACGGTGGTTTATGACAGTTACCGAAACCTAGCAGATCAAGCACTCAACCCATTAAAGGTAGGAGTGCATGCAGAGGAACAGTATGCGCGACCCGATTTTCCGTTCAAACCGTTCCATCCTGATCGTCCAATGAATTGGGTATGGGGCTATTCGTTTTTACAAGAGTGTCCGATTTTGGTCCCAGAGTTGCTCGCATATTACAGTTTAGGAGGTGGGGATGGCTTTGTCTACGAAACTTCCAACGGATGTGCATTAGGCGGGAGTTTAGAGGAAGCGATTTTCCATGCCATTTTGGAGGTGGTGGAGCGTGATTCATTCTTAATGACTTGGTATGCGCAGCTGCCTCTTCCGCGTCTTGACCTTCGTTCCGCTAACGATAAAGAATTACAGTTGATAGTTGACCGTGTACGTGCGGTGGCAGGATATGATCTGTATTTTTTCAACTCGACGATGGAACACGGAATTCCAAGCGTCTGGGCAGTGGCGAAAAACAGGAAACAAAAGGGGTTGAACCTCATCTGTGCCGCTGGAGCTCATCCGGACCCCCTACGGGCGGTGAAAAGCGCGATTCACGAGTTAGCAGGCATGATGCTTGTGCTTGACGAGAAATTTGAGGCAAACCGAAAGAAATATGAGAAAATGTTACACGACCCGCTATTAGTACAGCAGATGGAGGACCATGGCATGCTGTACGGTTTGCCGGAAGCAGAGGAACGTCTGCAATTTTTGTTGGATGACAATCGTCCGTTGCGAACGTTTGAAGAAGAATTCAAACAGCAAACGAAGAGTGCGGACTTGACTGATGAGCTCCGGGATATTCTTCAGAAGTTTCGACGATTGAACCTCGAGGTAATTGTGGTGGACCAGACAACACCCGTAATCAAACGAAACGGATTATATTGCGTGAAAGTACTGATTCCAGGAATGTTACCGATGACATTTGGACATCACCTTACCCGCGTGACAGGTCTCGAGAGGGTGCTCCGGGTACCGATGGAACTCGGGTATACGAAACAACCGCTCACGCTTGAACAGCTTAATCCACATCCCCATCCGTTCCCATAG